The proteins below are encoded in one region of Segatella copri:
- a CDS encoding murein hydrolase activator EnvC family protein, which translates to MKRILLFIMAITFSLAPFAQKHSAQKKPVRKTAVTAKKKAATPARKTNSRSHAVRKTYKPAAPTRAERKAATYSNASIRGLQGQRASIRKKIREQEQALQRNKADVKKRLEDLMALNGEIDQRQKKIDGIQKDIHHIDGNIGILQAQLKTLQQQLQDRKNKYIRSMRYMSRHHTVQDKLMFIFSAKNLTQMYRRLSFIRQYSSYQKVQGEAVKAKQKQVNEKHQQLQHVKGHKNTLLYKGKQEKTVLEGKQTQQQEMVQGLQKQQKTIQAVIADQRQKDAAINAQIDRLIAQEVAKARARAAAEAKKKAAAAAAAKKRAEELARKKAAAEAAARENARRIAEAKAREAAAEAARRKAAEEARLAAEAARKAQEEAAAQAAAQAKAKAQARARAAAEAAKRAAAEQAAREAAAEQAARKAEAERQAAELKAKMDAERSTREIAAAKKEAQEASTLSSVDRMLSGGFEANRGRLPMPISGSYRVVSHFGQYNVEGLKGVTLDNKGINIQGKPGCVARSIYDGEVSAVFGYGGMWNVLVRHGAYISVYCNLKSVSVHKGQKVRTRQALGSVGSENILQFQLRKETAKLNPEAWLSR; encoded by the coding sequence ATGCGGTCAGAAAGACATACAAACCAGCTGCGCCAACCAGAGCAGAACGCAAGGCGGCAACCTACAGCAATGCCTCTATCCGAGGTTTGCAGGGACAGCGCGCTTCTATCCGGAAGAAGATCAGGGAACAGGAGCAGGCTTTGCAGAGAAATAAGGCGGATGTGAAGAAACGTCTTGAAGACCTGATGGCGCTGAACGGAGAAATAGACCAGCGTCAGAAGAAGATTGACGGTATCCAGAAGGATATCCATCATATTGACGGCAATATCGGCATTCTGCAGGCACAGTTGAAAACGCTTCAGCAACAGTTGCAGGACCGCAAGAACAAGTATATCCGTTCCATGCGCTATATGAGCCGTCATCATACGGTTCAGGACAAGCTGATGTTCATCTTCAGTGCCAAGAATCTGACACAGATGTATCGCCGCCTTTCCTTCATCCGCCAGTATTCTTCCTATCAGAAGGTGCAGGGCGAGGCTGTAAAGGCTAAGCAGAAGCAGGTGAACGAGAAGCACCAGCAGTTGCAGCATGTAAAGGGACATAAGAACACCTTATTATATAAGGGTAAGCAGGAGAAGACGGTTTTGGAAGGTAAGCAGACCCAGCAGCAGGAGATGGTGCAGGGACTGCAGAAACAGCAGAAGACCATTCAGGCTGTCATCGCCGACCAGCGTCAGAAAGATGCGGCAATCAACGCACAGATTGACCGCTTGATTGCTCAGGAAGTAGCCAAGGCTCGTGCCCGTGCTGCTGCCGAGGCTAAGAAGAAGGCCGCTGCCGCTGCTGCCGCCAAGAAACGTGCCGAGGAACTGGCTCGCAAGAAAGCTGCTGCCGAGGCTGCTGCCAGGGAGAATGCCCGTCGTATAGCCGAAGCCAAGGCGCGTGAGGCTGCTGCCGAAGCTGCCCGCAGAAAGGCTGCCGAAGAAGCAAGACTGGCTGCCGAGGCTGCAAGAAAGGCTCAGGAGGAGGCTGCTGCCCAGGCTGCTGCTCAGGCGAAGGCTAAAGCGCAGGCTAGGGCGCGTGCTGCTGCCGAGGCTGCCAAGCGTGCTGCCGCAGAGCAGGCTGCCCGTGAGGCTGCTGCCGAACAGGCTGCAAGAAAGGCGGAGGCTGAAAGACAGGCTGCCGAGTTGAAGGCGAAGATGGATGCGGAACGCAGTACCCGTGAGATTGCCGCTGCCAAGAAGGAGGCACAGGAGGCTTCTACCTTGAGTTCGGTAGACCGCATGCTGAGCGGTGGATTCGAGGCTAACCGTGGTAGATTGCCGATGCCTATCAGTGGCAGTTACCGTGTGGTGAGTCATTTCGGTCAGTATAATGTAGAAGGTTTGAAGGGTGTAACGCTCGACAATAAGGGTATCAATATCCAGGGCAAGCCGGGTTGTGTGGCTCGCAGCATCTACGATGGTGAGGTGAGTGCCGTCTTCGGTTATGGTGGCATGTGGAACGTGCTGGTCCGTCATGGAGCCTACATCTCTGTTTACTGTAATCTGAAATCGGTCAGCGTTCATAAGGGTCAGAAGGTACGTACCCGTCAGGCTTTGGGTAGTGTTGGCTCTGAAAACATCCTCCAGTTCCAGCTTCGCAAGGAGACTGCCAAGCTCAATCCGGAGGCTTGGCTGAGCAGATAA